Genomic DNA from Candidatus Sphingomonas phytovorans:
CGAGGCGATCGTCGAGGTCGATGTCGACGGAGAGCCCCGGACTCTTGCCGTGAAGATCGCGCGTGCCGATGAAGGGCCGATCCTGACGTTCGACGACATCACCGGGCAGTTGCTCGACCAGCGCCGGGCTGCCTGGGCCGATGTCGCGCGCCGCATCGCGCACGAGATCAAGAATCCGCTGACCCCGATCCAGCTCGCCGCCGAGCGGCTGCAGCGACGCTATAACAAGCAGCTTCCCAATGACGACGGCACTTTTACCCGCCTGACCGAGACGATCGTCCGCCAGGTCGGCGATCTGCGGCGGATGGTCGACGAATTCTCGTCCTTCGCCCGTATGCCGAAGCCGACCTTCCATGAGGAATCGCTGGTCGATATCGCGCGGCAAACCCTGTTCCTTCACGAGGTCGCGCATCCTTCGATCCACTTCGATCTCGTCCACGACGATCCCGCCCCGATGCTGGTGTGCGATCGCCGCCAGATCGGCCAGGCGCTGACCAACATCGTCAAGAATGCCGTGGAGGCGATCGAGGCGCGCGGAGAGGGGAGCGAAGGCGCGGTCACCATGACGCTTACGCAGCAGGGCGCGTCGCTCGCCGTCACCGTCGCCGACGACGGAGTCGGCCTCCCCGTGGCACGAGAGCGGCTGGTCGAACCCTATGTGACGACCCGCGCCCGCGGCACCGGCCTTGGCCTCGCGATCGTGAAGAAGATCGTCGAGGAACATTGCGGAACGATCGCCTTCACTGACCGCGAGGGGGGCGGGACGGTGGTGACGATGGTGTTCGATACCGCATCGCTCGCGGCAATGGACACCGGCGGCCGCGACACGACGGAGGGGGAAGACCGTCGCACACCTGAACTCACGCGAAATCGGACCTGAACCATGGCACTCGACATCCTCATCGTCGACGACGAGCACGACATCCGCGAACTCGTCGCGGGCGTGCTTGAAGACGAAGGCTATGAGACGCGCGGTGCGGCGGACAGCGATGCCGCGCTTGAGGCGATCTCCGCCCGCCGCCCCTCACTGGTGCTGCTCGACGTGTGGCTACAGGGATCGCGGCTCGACGGACTTGAGCTGCTCGATGAGATGAAGCGCCGCGACCCGTCGATTCCGGTGCTGGTCATCTCGGGTCATGGCAATCTCGACACCGCGGTGGCGGCGATCCGGCGCGGCGCCGCCGATTTCATCGAAAAGCCGTTCGAGGCGGAACGCCTGTTGCTGATGGTCGCCCGTGCGACCGAGACGGAGCGGCTCCGGCGCGAGGTGGCATCGCTGCGCGCCTCGGTCGGCGCCAACAACGATCTGACCGGCAATTCCACCGCGATCAACGGTGTCCGCGCGACGCTGAAGCGTGTCGCCTCGACCGGCAGCCGGGTGCTGGTGATGGGCGCCGCCGGAGTCGGCAAGGAAGTCGCCGCGCGGCTGCTCCACGGCTGGAGCCAGCGGGCCGGCGCACCCTTCGTCATCGTCAGCGCGGCGCGGATGACGCCCGAGCGGGTCGACGAGGAATTGTTCGGGGTGGAGGAGGGGGGGCAGCTCGTGCGCTCCGGCCTGCTCGAACAGGCGCATGGCGGCACCCTGTTCCTCGACGAGATCGCCGACATGCCGATCGCGACCCAGGCGCGAATCCTGCGCGTGCTGACCGATCAGAGCTTCACCCGGGTCGGCGGCCAGCGAGTCGTGAAGGTCGATGTCCGCGTCGTTTCCGCCACCGCGCGCGACCTGACGCTAGAGATCGCCGAAGGGCGTTTCCGCGAGGACCTCTATTACCGCCTCAACGTCGTCCCCGTGCTGATTCCCGGCCTGGCCGAGCGACGCGAGGATATTCCGGCGCTGGTCGGCCATTTCATCGCGCACTACGCCTCCGAACGCCGCGTCCCGACGCCGGAGATCGCGCCCGATGCGATGGTCGCGCTGCAAAGCTATGAATGGCCGGGCAATGTCCGCCAGTTGCGCAACGTGGTCGAGCGCACGGTCATCATGGCACCGGGTGACCGGATCGGCCGAATCGACCTCGATCTCCTGCCGGCCGAGGTGCTAGGCGATCCGGGCGAGATGGGCGGCAGCACCAACGCGATCATGGGATCGCCGTTGCGCGAGGCGCGCGAGACCTTCGAGCGCGAATATCTGCGCATCCAGATCCGTCGTTTCTCGGGCAATATTTCGCGCACGGCAAGCTTCATCGGCATGGAGCGTTCAGCGCTGCATCGCAAATTGAAGCTGCTGGGAATCACTGAAACGCGCGACGAATAGTGGACGAAACGGTCGATCGCTCCTAAATGGTGGTACCGCGCTCAGCGAGCGCGCATCCGACGCCGGGAACCCGGCGCATCGCGGGAAATCACCCGCCAAGAACAAAGGATCGACCGATGGCCGACAAGCAGACGTCGCTGCAAGACCTCTTCCTCAACGCGCTCCGGCGTTCGAAAACGCCGGTGACGATGTTCCTCGTCAAGGGCGTCAAACTCCAGGGCATCGTGACCTGGTTCGACAATTTCTCGGTGCTGCTCCGCCGCGACGGCCAGTCGCAACTCATCTACAAGCACGCCATCTCGACGATCATGCCATCGGCCACGGTCGATGTCGCCGCGATCGTCAATGCGGTCGGCGAAGCGCAGAAAAAGGCGCCCCTGCTCCAGGAGATCTTCCTGAACGCGGTGCGCAAGTCGGACGACAACGTCACCATGTTCCTAGTCAACGGCGTCATGCTCCAGGGCCAGATCGCGGCGTTCGACCTGTTCTGCATGCTGCTCCAGCGCGACGGCATGTCGCAGCTCGTCTACAAGCACGCGGTGTCGACCATTCAGCCGGCGCATCCGCTGAATCTGGCTGACGAAACAGCAGGTTCGGAAGACGATTGACCACAGGTTTCGAACGTGATCGCGATGAGTTCGCGCGGGGTGCGCGGGCCATCGTGGTCTATCCCGAACATGGCGTCTCCTCGCGCGATGCGGCTGCGCGCCTCGACGAGACTGCCGGTCTTGCCGAGGCGATCGGCGTTGTCGTGGCCGAAAAGATCGCTTTCCGCGTCCGCCAAGCCAAGCCGGCGACGCTGATCGGCAGCGGCCAGGTCGAGCAACTCGCCGCGACGGTGCGGATGGAAGAGGCGGGGCTCGTCGTGTTCGACGCGCCGCTGACACCGATCCAGCAGCGCAATCTCGAAAAGGCGCTTGAAGCCAAGGTAATCGATCGCACCGGCCTGATCCTCGA
This window encodes:
- a CDS encoding sigma-54 dependent transcriptional regulator, producing MALDILIVDDEHDIRELVAGVLEDEGYETRGAADSDAALEAISARRPSLVLLDVWLQGSRLDGLELLDEMKRRDPSIPVLVISGHGNLDTAVAAIRRGAADFIEKPFEAERLLLMVARATETERLRREVASLRASVGANNDLTGNSTAINGVRATLKRVASTGSRVLVMGAAGVGKEVAARLLHGWSQRAGAPFVIVSAARMTPERVDEELFGVEEGGQLVRSGLLEQAHGGTLFLDEIADMPIATQARILRVLTDQSFTRVGGQRVVKVDVRVVSATARDLTLEIAEGRFREDLYYRLNVVPVLIPGLAERREDIPALVGHFIAHYASERRVPTPEIAPDAMVALQSYEWPGNVRQLRNVVERTVIMAPGDRIGRIDLDLLPAEVLGDPGEMGGSTNAIMGSPLREARETFEREYLRIQIRRFSGNISRTASFIGMERSALHRKLKLLGITETRDE
- the hfq gene encoding RNA chaperone Hfq — translated: MVVPRSASAHPTPGTRRIAGNHPPRTKDRPMADKQTSLQDLFLNALRRSKTPVTMFLVKGVKLQGIVTWFDNFSVLLRRDGQSQLIYKHAISTIMPSATVDVAAIVNAVGEAQKKAPLLQEIFLNAVRKSDDNVTMFLVNGVMLQGQIAAFDLFCMLLQRDGMSQLVYKHAVSTIQPAHPLNLADETAGSEDD